In one window of Anthonomus grandis grandis chromosome 11, icAntGran1.3, whole genome shotgun sequence DNA:
- the LOC126742223 gene encoding heparan sulfate 2-O-sulfotransferase pipe-like has product MIRRRRIKICHLFLIWLGLLITGAFIYKTSDISSDFNELVKNKIPKKTLLSVASTVNVSSTTEVQRKPSSATPVTKRVTKSMSQLGKMDEINKHFLFLNSVPKSGSEILIFLLERIQGGNNFKHVRLKGGNRRRLNQIQQEELVEEIYDVRQNLAVPLSFDRPVYFLDFSKVDKQMPTYVNLIRHPVAKVMSRAFSKKTDTYDSYFMRCLLDAQRNCNFKSGRPYDLTIPYFCGHDERCMFLNNQWALERAKENVEKYYKVVGVLEELNVTLHTLEGEIPQFFRGAKEVYQRHLLDIYNHKKEPEVPEDVRRSLEESLVKEIEFYEWIKRRLLSNVYANS; this is encoded by the exons atgattCGCCGAAGACGCATTAAAAtctgtcatttatttttaatttggctcGGTTTATTAATAACTGGCGCCTTCATTTATAAAACTAGTGATATATCGAGTGATTTTAACGAattagttaaaaacaaaataccaaaaaagaCGCTCTTAAGTGTCGCGAGTACTGTGAACGTTAGTTCGACCACGGAAGTTCAAAGAAAACCATCTTCAGCCACTCCAGTGACGAAACGGGTTACAAAATCGATGTCCCAATTGGGAAAAATGGACGAGATCAATAAgcatttcttatttttgaatagtGTGCCGAAAAGTGGGTcggaaattttgatttttttacttgaGAGGATACAGGGTGGAAACAACTTTAAACATGTGAGATTGAAGGGAGGTAATAGGCGAAGATTAAATCAGATTCAACAG gaagAACTCGTTGAAGAAATCTACGATGTACGTCAAAATCTAGCTGTCCCACTCAGTTTCGACCGACCGGTATATTTCCTAGACTTTTCCAAAGTCGACAAGCAAATGCCCACGTACGTGAACCTCATAAGGCACCCGGTGGCGAAAGTGATGTCTAG AGCGTTTTCAAAGAAAACTGACACCTACGATAGTTACTTCATGAGATGTCTTCTGGACGCGCAGCGTAATTGTAACTTCAAGAGTGGAAGACCTTATGACCTCACTATTCCTTACTTTTGCGGACACGATGAGCGTTGCAT GTTCCTCAACAACCAGTGGGCTCTCGAGAGGGCAAAAGAGAACGTTGAAAAGTACTATAAGGTGGTGGGCGTTCTTGAGGAATTAAACGTTACCCTACATACTTTAGAGGGTGAAATTCCGCAGTTTTTTAGGGGGGCCAAAGAGGTTTATCAGCGACATTTATTGG ATATATACAATCATAAAAAGGAACCTGAGGTACCGGAGGACGTACGTCGGTCCCTTGAAGAATCGTTAGTTAAGGAAATTGAGTTTTATGAATGGATTAAGAGGAGACTTTTAAGCAATGTATATGCAAATAGTTAG